A region of the Microbacterium sp. SL75 genome:
CCCGCCGCCCCGCCGCCCCGCCGCCCCGCCGCCCCGCCGCGGGGGCGATCGTCGCCGCTCGCGCAAGCCCTCCCGCTCCTGGACATAGCTAGATAAGCTAGCTACATGAACCACACACAGGCAGGGCGCCGCTGGGCGGGGCTCGTCTTCATCAGCATCGCCGTGTCGCTGATCATCGTCGACTCGACGATCGTCAACGTCGCCGTGCCCTCGATCGTCGACGAGCTGAAGATCTCCTCGACCGAGGTGCAATGGGTCCAAGAGGCCTACACCCTCGTCTTCGCGTCGTTCCTGCTCGTGTTCGGCAGCCTCGCCGACCGCTTCGGGCGACGACGGCTGATGCAGCTCGGCGTCGTGATCTTCGCGGGGGCATCGATCGCCGCATCCCTCGCGCCCACCGGCGGCCTGCTGATCCTCTCGCGACTGATCCAGGGCGTGGGCGGCGCGATGATCCTGCCCACGACCCTGTCGATCATCAACGCCACCTTCCGCGGGCGCGAACGCGGCATCGCCTTCGCGGTGTGGGGCTCGACCATCGGCGGCATGGCCGCGGTGGGTCCCCTCCTCGGCGGGTGGCTGACCACGTCGTTCTCCTGGCGGTGGGCTTTCGGCATCAACATCCCCCTCGGCGTCGTCATCGTGATCGGCGTCGCCCTGACCGTCGCGGAGTCCCGGAGCGAGAAGGCCCAGCGCATCGACGGCGTCGGCGCGCTGCTCTCGGTGCTCACGATGGCCCCGCTCGTCTTCGGACTCATCGAGGGCCGCACGTACGGGTGGTGGACGCTCGATCAGACGCCCTCGGTGGGCGGCTGGACCTGGCCACTCTCGCTCTCCCCCATCCCGATCGCCTTCGCGGTGGCCCTGATCTCTCTGGTCGCCTTCATCGCGTGGGGCCTGCGGCGCCAGCGTCGGGGACTCTCGACCCTGCTGGCCTTCGACCTGTTCCGGATCACGTCCTTCCGCAACGGCAACATCGCCGCGGCCGTCGTGTCTCTGGGAGAGTTCGGCATCATCCTGGCGCTGCCCCTCTGGCTGCAGTTCGTCGTCGGCTTCGATGCGCTGCAGACCGGCCTGCTGCTGCTGTCCTTGGCCGTCGGCTCGTTCGTGGCGAGCGGGTTCGCGGGTGCTCTCAGTGGCAGGGTCGCGCCCGTCTGGGTGGTGCGCGGGGGGCTTCTCGCCGAGATCGTGGGCGTCGCGGGCGTTGCCTTCACCATCGGACCGGATGCCGGCTGGGGGCCGCTCGTGCCCTTCCTCTTCGTCTACGGACTCGGTGTGGGCCTGGCCACGGCGCAGCTCACCGGCGTCGTCCTGGCCGACGTCCCTCCCTCGGCGAGCGGACAGGCCTCGGGTACGCAGTCAACCTCGCGCCAGCTGGGGGCAGCGCTCGGTGTCGCGATCCTCGGCACGGTGCTCTTCTCGACCACGGCGGGGGTGCTGGCATCCACCCTCGACGAGCGAGGGATCCCCGCGGCCCCGCGCGACCAGGTGGTTTCGGAGGTGGTCGACAGCGCCGGCGCCGCGATCGCGGGCCTGGGCGCCTCACCGGAGACGCAGGATCTCGCGATCAACGCCCGCGCGGCGTTCAGCGACGGAACCCGAGCGGCGGCCTTCACCGCGGCCGCCTTCCTGACCCTGGGGCTCGCCTCGACCGTCACGCTCGGCACGGGTGCGCGGCGGCGCGACGACGGCGACGTGCGAACCGATTAGTCCATTCAGAAGAATGGATGCCATATCCCCGTGGGGCCTGTCAAGCCCGTGGGCGCGCGGGCCCATCTCGCGGCGGCTCCTTTATCGTGCCGGTGTCTAATTCGCTTACTGATCTTGTGGGGAGATTCATCATGCCGAAATTCACACGCCGTTCCTCTCGCATCGCCACCGCGATCGCCCTTCCCGCGGCATTCGTCGCGGCGGGCCTGCTGGTGTCGACGAGTTCGTACGCCGCCTTCTCCGACACCACCTCCAACGGGCAGAACAGCTGGCGGGCGGGGACCGTCCAGCTCGACGACGACGACGCGGGCCGCGCACTGTTCACCGCCGGCAACGCCAAGCCGGGAGATGGGGGGACGAACTGCATCGCGGTCACCTCGACCGGCACCCTCGCCTCGCAGGTTCGCCTCTACGCCGCGGACGTCTCGGGAACCGCGGGCCTGGCCGATCACCTGATCTTGCGCGTGGAGCAGGGCACCGGCGGAGGCTCCGGCACCTGCGACGGTTTCGCCTCGCAGCGCACGGTGTTCGATGGCCGCCTCTCCGGCTTCACCGGAACGTTCTCCTCGTACGGTTCGGGGGTCACCGCGTGGAGCCCGACCGGGGGCGGGAGCGAGACGCGCACCTTCCGCATCACGTGGAAGCTCGCCGACGACGCACCCAATGCCGTGCAGGGCGGAACCGCCTCGGCCTCGTTCGTCTGGGAAGCCCAGAACAGCTGAGTCCGTGCGCTCTGGTCGCATCATTTCCATCGCGGGGGTGGCGGCGGCGCGAGCGGTCGTGGCGCTGGTACTGGCGCTGGCGTTCTGGGCGGCGGCACCCGTCGCCCTGGGGTGGCTGCCGACCACCGTGATGACGGCGTCGATGACGCCGGCGATCGAGGTGGGCGACATCGTCGTGTCACGACCCGTTCCGCGGGAGGCCCTCCTTCCCGGTCGTGTCGTGCTGGCGACAGACCCCGACTGGGCTGACCGGTTGCGCCTGCACCGCATCGCCGAGCTCGGCCCCGACGGCGATCTCGTCACGAAGGGCGACGCCAACCCCGACGCCGATTCGACCCCGCTGCACCCCGATGCCGTCCTCGGCGTCGGGGTGCTGCGGGTGCCCGGGATCGGCATGCCGATCGTGTGGCTGCGCACCGGCGAGGTCCTCCCGCTCGCGGGCGTCGTGGCGGCATTCGCCCTCTGCCTCGCGGTCGCGTTGCGCCGCGGGGTCGACGACGATCCTGAGGACCCGTCCCCGCCGCCCGAGGACACCCCTCCGACCCGTCGAGCTCTGCGCGCGCCACCCGCCAGGTCTCGCCTGTTCCGACGCGGCTTCGGTTTCGCGGTCGCCGTCGCGACAGCGGGGGTGACCGTGAGCACCCCGGCCTCCGCGTCGTTCAGCGACGAGTCCGCGGCATCCGGAACCGTCACCGCGGGTCGCGTCACCGGTCCGGAAACGCTCGGCTGCTACAACGACGGCGGAGCGGTGGTGACCTGGGCATACGACGGGTGGGAGCCCCGCAGCTTCGACCTGCTGGTCAACGGACGCGTCGTGATCGCCGACATCCCCCCGCGGTTCCGGGCCGCCCGCGTGCCGGACGACGGTTCGTACTCGCTGTTTCGCACCGACCGGGTCACCGTGCGCACGAACGTGGGCGAGCAGTGGTCGGCCGAGTCGGGTGAGAGCGTGCCCGTGGGAGGCGTGCTGCTCGGGTTCGGCCGGCCGTTCTGTCGGTGATCGGGCGCCGCCGCACCCTCAGCGATCCGCACATCCTCAGTCGAACTCGCCCCGAACGACCAGAGGATGCGCGAATCGCGGAGACTCGCGCGGCGCGACCCCGGCCGCGACGCCGGCGCACCCTCAGCGATCCGCACATCCTCAGCCGAACTCGCCCCGAACGACCAGAGGATGCGCGAATCGCGGAGACTCCCGCGGCGCGACCCCGGCCGCGACGCCGGCGCACCCTCAGCGATCCGCACATCCTCAGCCGAACTCGCCCCAACGACCAGAGGATGCGCGAATCGCGGAGATTCGCGCGGCGCGACCCCGGCCGCGACACCGCCGCACCCTCACCGATCCGCCCAACCTCAGCCGCATCCATGCCGAACCGCCGGAGGATGCGCGAATCATCGAGGTCGCGCAGCCGGCGTCACACCCGCGCGTCGACCGCCTGGTCGGCCACCGGCACCAGCCGCGTCAGCTGGGTGACGTGACGCGGCTCGAGCTCGGCGAGGGACGAGACCCCGAGCAGGGTCATCGTGCGCTCGATCTCGCTGCGCAGGATCGCGATCGTGCGGTCGACGCCCTGGCGCCCGCCCGCCATGAGGCCATAGAGGTAGGCCCGGCCGATGAGGGTGAACTTCGCCCCCAGAGCGACGGATGCCACGATGTCGGCCCCGTTCATGATGCCGGTGTCGACCATGATCGTCGCGTCCTTGCCCACCTCGCGCACGACCTTCGGCAACAGGTGGAAGGGGATGGGGGCGCGGTCGAGCTGGCGCCCGCCGTGGTTCGACAGCACGATGCCGTCGACGCCGAGGTCGACCAGGCGCGCGGCATCCTGGACGTTCTGCACGCCCTTGACCACGAGCTTCCCGGGCCACATCCCGCGGATGACGTCGAGGTCGTCGTAGCTGATCGTGGGGTCCATCGCCGCGTTCAGCAGCTCGCCGACAGTGCCCCCGGTCGTGCTGAGCGATGCGAACTCGAGCTTGGGCGTGGTGAGGAAGTCGATCCACCACCAGGGCCGCGGGATCGCGTTGACGATGGTGCCGACGGTCAGCTGCGGCGGGATCGAGAAGCCGTTGCGCTTGTCGCGCAGACGGGCGCCGGCGATGGGGGTGTCGACGGTGAACTGCAGGGTGTCGAAGCCCGCCGCGGCGGCTCGCTCGACGAGGCCGTACGAGATGCTGCGGTCTTTCATGACGTAGAGCTGGAACCAGTTGCGGCCGACGGGGTTGGCCGCCTTGACGTCCTCGATCGAGGTCGTCCCCAGGGTCGAGAGCGTGAACGGGATGCCGGCGGCGGCCGCCGCGGAGGCTCCCGCCGTCTCGCCCTCGGTCTGCATCAGACGCGTGAAGCCGGTGGGCGCGATACCGAACGGGAGCGCGGAGGGCCCGCCGAGGATCTCGCACGAGGTGTCGACGTCGGCCGCGGGGCGGAGGATGTCGGGGTGGAACTCCACGTCCTCGAAGGCGCGGCGCGCGCGGTCGAGCGACAGCTCACCCTCGGCCGCACCGTCGGTGTAGTCGAAAGCGGCCTTGGGGGTGCGACGCTGGGCGATCGCGCGCAGGTCCGCGATCGTCAGCGCCGCGTCGAGACGGCGCTTTCGCGCGTCGAGCTCGGGCTTCTTGAACTGCATGAGCTCGAGGAGCTCGCCGACCTTCGGCAGCTGACGCTGAACCATGGGGGATCTCTCTTTCGTGTGGTCTGACCACATCGTATGCCCGCTCGGGCGGGTCGGGAAGGGGTTTCAGGATCGTGGGGAGAAGCGCTTCGGAGGGTAGGCCGCCGATACGCGGGCCCGCAGGTCTTCGAGAGAGGCGTCGGCGCCGAAGCACCCCCGCGCGCGGGCCTGCACCAGGACGTTTCCGAGCGCGGTCGCTTCGACGGGCCCCGCGAGCACGGGAAGGCCCGAACGGTCGGCCGTCGCCTGGCACAGCAGGGCGTTGAGCGCCCCGCCGCCCACGAGGTGCACGACGTCGATCTCGCGCTCGGCGAGCCTCTCGGCCGCGCGCAGGGTCGTCGCGAACGCCTCGGCGATGCTCTCGACGATGATTCGCGCGAACATCGGGCGGCCCGAGCGCCCCGGGGCGGCACCGCCGAGCAGGGCCGCGATCCGCGCGGGCATGTCGCCGGGGGCGGCGAGCGAGGGGTCGTCGGCATCGAACAGGCGCGCGGGTGCCGCGACCGACGCCGCGGCCGCGAGCAGTTGTCCGAGGTCGACGGGTGCGCCGTCGGCCTCGGACCACGCCCGCACGGTCTCGCTGAGCAACCACAGGCCCGTGACGTTGCGCAGGAAGCGGATGCGCCCGTCGACACCGCCCTCGTTGGTGAAGTTCGCCGCACGCGCGGCATCCGTCACGATCGGCGCCTCGAGCTCCAGACCCACCAGGCCCCACGTGCCGCACGAGATGTAGGCCGCGTGCGGCGACGACATCGGTACCGCCACCACGGCCGAGGCGGTGTCGTGCGAGCCGACGGCCACGACCGGCAGGCCCCCGAGATCCTCGGGCGCGTTCCCGATCGTCTCTCCGGGGTCCACGAGCGGGGGCAGGACGGATGCGGGGGTGCCGAGCGCCTCGGCGAGCGCGGCGTCCCACTCCCCCGTGTGCACGTCGAGCAACCCGGTCGTCGAGGCGTTCGTACGCTCGGCGACCCGCTCGCCGGTGAGACGCTCCGCGAACAGGTCGGGAATGAGCAGGCTCGACTCCGCCGTAGCGAGCTGCGGATCGGCAGCGTACTGGTACAGCGTGTTGAAGGGCAGGAACTGCAGCCCGTTCCGGCGGTACAGCTGCTCGAACGGAACGGCCGCGTGCACGGCATCCACTCCGCGCGCGGTGCGGTCGTCACGGTAATGGAACGGCTCGGCGACGAGCTCGCCGTCGCGCAGCAGTCCGTAGTCGACGGCCCACGAGTCGATGCCCACGCTCTCGATCGAGGGCTCGCGGCGCAGCGCCTCGGCGAGACCCGCGCGCACGTGGCGCCACAGGGCCTCGATGTCCCAGTGCCACCCGTCCTCGCGTTCGACGGGCCCGTTGGGGAAGCGGGCGACCTGCTCGAGCTCGAGCACCGCGTCGCCGACCCGACCGATCATCACACGGCCGCTGGTGGCGCCCAGGTCCACGGCCGCCACGGCACGGACGGCTCCGATCGGCGCGGCCCCGACCGGCTCGGCGCTGCTCATCGCAGGAAAGCCGCGGCGACGCCCGAATCGACGGGGATGTGCAGGCCCGTCGTGCGCGAGAGCTCTGGGCCCGTGAGCACATACACCGCGTCGGCGACGTTCTCGGGCACGACCTCGCGCTTGAGGATCGTGCGGTTGGCGTAGAACTGGCCGAGGTCTTTCTCTTCGACGCCGTAGGTCGCGGCGCGGTTGGCGCCCCAGCCGGCGGCGAAGATGCCCGAGCCGCGCACGACCCCGTCGGGGTTGATGCCGTTCACGCGCACACCGTGCTCGCCGAGCTCGACCGCGAGCAGTCGCACCTGGTGCGCCTGGTCGGCCTTGGTCGCCGAGTACGCGATGTTGTTGGGCCCGGCGAAGACGGAGTTCTTCGACGAGATGTAGATGACGTCTCCGCCCATGCGCTGCTCGATGAGCGCCTTCGCGGCGGCCTTCGAGACGAGGAAGGAGCCCTTCGCCATGACGTCGTGCTGCAGGTCCCAGTCCTTCTCGGTGGTCTCGAGCAGGGGCTTGGACAGCGAGAGTCCGGCGTTGTTGACGACGAGGTCGATGCCGCCGAAAGCGAGCACGGTCTCGTCGATCGCGGCCTGCACGCCCTCGGCATCCGCCACGTTCGCGGCGACCCCGATCGCGACGTCGGTCGACCCGAGCTCGGCGGCGACCGCCCTGGCCTTGTCGAGGTCGAGGTCGGCGACGACGACGCACGCGCCCTCGGCGGCGAGGCGCGTGGCGATGGCCTTTCCGATTCCGGATGCCGCGCCCGTGACGAACGCGATGCGCCCCTGGTGCGTCTTCGGCTTCGGCATCCGCTGGAGCTTGGCCTCTTCGAGTGCCCAGTACTCGATGCGGAACTTCTCGGCATCCGAGATCGGAGAATACGTCGACAGGGCCTCGGCTCCGCGCATGACGTTGATCGCGTTGACGTAGAACTCCCCCGCCACCCGGGCGGTCTGCTTGTTCGCGCCGTACGAGAACATGCCGACGCCCGGCACGAGCACGATGAGCGGGTCGGCGCCGCGGATCGCGGGGCTGTCGGCGTCGGCGTGCGCGTCGTAGTACGCCTGGTAGTCCGCGCGGTAGGCGACG
Encoded here:
- a CDS encoding DHA2 family efflux MFS transporter permease subunit; this translates as MNHTQAGRRWAGLVFISIAVSLIIVDSTIVNVAVPSIVDELKISSTEVQWVQEAYTLVFASFLLVFGSLADRFGRRRLMQLGVVIFAGASIAASLAPTGGLLILSRLIQGVGGAMILPTTLSIINATFRGRERGIAFAVWGSTIGGMAAVGPLLGGWLTTSFSWRWAFGINIPLGVVIVIGVALTVAESRSEKAQRIDGVGALLSVLTMAPLVFGLIEGRTYGWWTLDQTPSVGGWTWPLSLSPIPIAFAVALISLVAFIAWGLRRQRRGLSTLLAFDLFRITSFRNGNIAAAVVSLGEFGIILALPLWLQFVVGFDALQTGLLLLSLAVGSFVASGFAGALSGRVAPVWVVRGGLLAEIVGVAGVAFTIGPDAGWGPLVPFLFVYGLGVGLATAQLTGVVLADVPPSASGQASGTQSTSRQLGAALGVAILGTVLFSTTAGVLASTLDERGIPAAPRDQVVSEVVDSAGAAIAGLGASPETQDLAINARAAFSDGTRAAAFTAAAFLTLGLASTVTLGTGARRRDDGDVRTD
- a CDS encoding S24/S26 family peptidase — encoded protein: MRSGRIISIAGVAAARAVVALVLALAFWAAAPVALGWLPTTVMTASMTPAIEVGDIVVSRPVPREALLPGRVVLATDPDWADRLRLHRIAELGPDGDLVTKGDANPDADSTPLHPDAVLGVGVLRVPGIGMPIVWLRTGEVLPLAGVVAAFALCLAVALRRGVDDDPEDPSPPPEDTPPTRRALRAPPARSRLFRRGFGFAVAVATAGVTVSTPASASFSDESAASGTVTAGRVTGPETLGCYNDGGAVVTWAYDGWEPRSFDLLVNGRVVIADIPPRFRAARVPDDGSYSLFRTDRVTVRTNVGEQWSAESGESVPVGGVLLGFGRPFCR
- a CDS encoding alpha-hydroxy acid oxidase is translated as MVQRQLPKVGELLELMQFKKPELDARKRRLDAALTIADLRAIAQRRTPKAAFDYTDGAAEGELSLDRARRAFEDVEFHPDILRPAADVDTSCEILGGPSALPFGIAPTGFTRLMQTEGETAGASAAAAAGIPFTLSTLGTTSIEDVKAANPVGRNWFQLYVMKDRSISYGLVERAAAAGFDTLQFTVDTPIAGARLRDKRNGFSIPPQLTVGTIVNAIPRPWWWIDFLTTPKLEFASLSTTGGTVGELLNAAMDPTISYDDLDVIRGMWPGKLVVKGVQNVQDAARLVDLGVDGIVLSNHGGRQLDRAPIPFHLLPKVVREVGKDATIMVDTGIMNGADIVASVALGAKFTLIGRAYLYGLMAGGRQGVDRTIAILRSEIERTMTLLGVSSLAELEPRHVTQLTRLVPVADQAVDARV
- a CDS encoding rhamnulokinase; this encodes MSSAEPVGAAPIGAVRAVAAVDLGATSGRVMIGRVGDAVLELEQVARFPNGPVEREDGWHWDIEALWRHVRAGLAEALRREPSIESVGIDSWAVDYGLLRDGELVAEPFHYRDDRTARGVDAVHAAVPFEQLYRRNGLQFLPFNTLYQYAADPQLATAESSLLIPDLFAERLTGERVAERTNASTTGLLDVHTGEWDAALAEALGTPASVLPPLVDPGETIGNAPEDLGGLPVVAVGSHDTASAVVAVPMSSPHAAYISCGTWGLVGLELEAPIVTDAARAANFTNEGGVDGRIRFLRNVTGLWLLSETVRAWSEADGAPVDLGQLLAAAASVAAPARLFDADDPSLAAPGDMPARIAALLGGAAPGRSGRPMFARIIVESIAEAFATTLRAAERLAEREIDVVHLVGGGALNALLCQATADRSGLPVLAGPVEATALGNVLVQARARGCFGADASLEDLRARVSAAYPPKRFSPRS
- a CDS encoding bifunctional aldolase/short-chain dehydrogenase, with the translated sequence MTSSPSADTAAALVARSNRLGSDPKVTNYAGGNTSAKGTDTDPVTGQPVELLWVKGSGGDLGTLTEKGLAVLRLDRVRALVDVYPGIEREDEMVAAFDYCLHGKGGAAPSIDTAMHALVDAAHVDHLHPDAGIAIATAADGEALTQKIFGDAVVWVPWRRPGFQLGLDIAAIKEKNPRAIGTILGGHGITAWGDTSEEAERNSLWIIDTAQAYIDEHGAAEPFGGVREGFSALPASERRAKAAALAPTIRGLASTDKPMVGHFTDADVVLDFLASEKAPALAELGTSCPDHFLRTKVKPLILDLPADAAVDDAIVRLKELHVAYRADYQAYYDAHADADSPAIRGADPLIVLVPGVGMFSYGANKQTARVAGEFYVNAINVMRGAEALSTYSPISDAEKFRIEYWALEEAKLQRMPKPKTHQGRIAFVTGAASGIGKAIATRLAAEGACVVVADLDLDKARAVAAELGSTDVAIGVAANVADAEGVQAAIDETVLAFGGIDLVVNNAGLSLSKPLLETTEKDWDLQHDVMAKGSFLVSKAAAKALIEQRMGGDVIYISSKNSVFAGPNNIAYSATKADQAHQVRLLAVELGEHGVRVNGINPDGVVRGSGIFAAGWGANRAATYGVEEKDLGQFYANRTILKREVVPENVADAVYVLTGPELSRTTGLHIPVDSGVAAAFLR